A segment of the Moorena sp. SIOASIH genome:
ATCTCTAACCCTCCCGCGTCAGGTACCACGTTACTAGCTATATTCACCGGGATTTTTACTTGATTCCTGGTTACTCCCGATTCCACTACTTGCTCAGTAATGTCAAAGGTTTTAACAGCTAAAGGCACTTCAAACCCATCCTGATTACCATTGAGCTTAGTCGTAAACTTGACTTTAGCTTTACCCAAGTTATTGGCTACCATCGGAAAACGATAACCACTGGTTCCGGTCTTAGCTGAGGTTTTCTGATTCAGCGTAGGCCCTTTACCACCATCAAACTGAACGGCACCGGTCAGTTGTCCATTAATCTGTAAATCTCCCGTTTGCCCAGTATTATTAATTAGCGCTATCCCAGCTTTAAAGCGATCGCCTGGACGAGCAAATTGAGGTAATACTGGATTAGCCATCAGCCGCTTGGTGGTGATAAAGGTAGCCTGGCCATTACCAAAGTGTAGGTTTCCATCGGTTGCTACTGCCATCACCCGCCAAGTCGTTAAGTTATCTGGTAGTTTAAAGGTTACCCTGGCTTTACCATTGGCATCTGTTACCAGTGAACCATTGTAGTAGGCTAATGGTTTAAATTCCGTGCGAATCCGAGTACTAGCTGCGCCAGAAGACCTTCCTCCACCATAGCCCCAGCCTTTGTCCATCATTCGCATCGCTAGCTTTTCTAGCACCACCTTAGGACGGTTATCACTGAAGCGAGTGGAAATATCTTGCTGAGCATACACGGTCTCTACTAAATCCGGTACTTGGTAGCCACTCAGTTGCAAGATGGCTTCATTGACAACCATCACGGTAAACTGTCCCTTTACCGGTTTACCCTTAGAATCTTGCAATGCTAATTCCACTGTTTGCTTAGCACCAGGTTCAATGGACTTAGACTGCAATGTCTGTGTTACCTTGAGATAGTTATCATCCAACTTGGTATTAAACGGAGCAAAACCAATCCGCACCAGATTTTCTACACTCCCCGGCTCGACTTGGGATAGGGGTTTACCTTGGCGCACTACTACTGCTTCTACTGCTGCATTAGGTCCCATCTCCGGAGTGACTTTGAACTTAATCTCTGGGGCACCCCCTTTAACTTTGACTACTTTGCGATAGAGGGTATTGTTCCGAACTACTGAAAAATACAATTCCCCTTCGGCATAGGGGGATTGGATCAAGGCTGTGGCTGTTTCCCCCGGCTTATAGCTATCCTTGTCTAGTGTGATATCCAGGCGAGAGTTATCATAGCGAGACCCCCAGTACACTGCGTTTCCACCGGTTGCCCAAATTTGTAAGTCTGTTGCTGCTAAGTCATTTTTAGCTTTAGCAAAATTAGCGCGAATTCGATAAGAACCGGATGAGGGAGGAGTGAGCTTAATGGATTTGGGACTACTACCGGAACGGACAGTTACCTCTTTGACGGTTTTGTATTCTACCTGATTTTTTTCTCGCTGACTCCCTGCCAAGACCTGGGTGACACTGCTGTATTTCATTTCTTGCAGTTCCAGGCGTACTGATTGTCCTTTGACCACTTTACCCGTGGGGTCAGTAACAATCACTTCTACAGGGAATGGTTTCCCGGCATCCGCCACCCAATCCCCTTTTAATCCAATTAGTTTATCGCTAGGTAATGCTGTAAATGTTTTAGAATCGGATACCGACAGATTCGAGACATCGGTAACTTGCGCATCCACCCGGTAAGTCATGGGATAGGGCAGGTCTTTCGTGACCGGAATAGTTAGACTACTTTCCCCAGACTCACTTAAGGTTTGATTAGTTTGCAGGACATCACTGGTAACTTGCGGTCTTTCCTGGGGCCAAAACCACTGCTGACCAAAGGAAAACTCTTCCCATCCTTCTGGAGAAAAGTAGACAGGGGTCCGAGTGACATAATAGGCAACCTTTCCCCCATCTACGTTTGAACCAAACCAATAATTTCCTTGGACATTAGCGTCCACCTTCTCGCCCATGTTAGCAAATTTTTGAGCAAGGGTTAGGTCAACTTTAAAGTTAGGAGGATTAAACTCAGCCACTCGGAAACCACCTGAGATTTTTTTGCCATTGCTTCCTGTGGCGCTAACGGTATAGAAACCTAGGGGTTGATTCTCTTTCAGGGGTAATTCTAGGGAGAAGGTACCAAATTCATTGGTTGTCTTAGTTCCTAAGTCTGTCTTCTTACCATTGGGTTCTACCAGCGTGACCTGATAAGATGCATTTTTGTCTTGGGTGAGCTTATCCTTTTCGAGATAATACGCTGCTGCGGTGAACCAAGCCTTTTCTCCTGGTTGGTAAAGCTGTCTGTCTGAGAAAATAGTCCCTCGGGATTTGGGTTTGCCATTGTCCCAGTCTGAATAAATCCCGTAGCCATAATACCCACTATATTCATTGGTTCGAGTAAATGCCCAGTCTTTGCCTTCTTTAGCAATTACCAGTAATTGCGGACCTTTAGTGAAGCGAGTTGCCCCATTCATACATTGACGTAGAGCCTCGTTGGTTAGGGCGATGGTGCCAGTTCTGTCAGTTTTTGCGATCGCACAGGGTTTTGGTGACCCTCGATCGGAAGCATTCAGCTCAGACTTATATATCTCTACCGTTGCTGCTGCTGGTGACCCATCGGAGAGATGATTCACTTGCACCAAACCGGAATCAGGAAACCATTGCGCAAACACTCCCAAATTGGTCAGCTGCACCCAACCATAAAAGGTTGGTTCCCACCACTTTTCGTTTCCATTCCCATCCTGATAGCGATAGGTTTTCGCTTGCACCCCATAGGCCAACATTCCCGTTGGACCTCCCAGTCGTTTCCTCAGGGAAACCGCGATATTAGTAGTTTTATTTTTCTTTCCCGCTACCCGGAAACGCTCCCATTGACTTGGGTTCGGTAATAAATCATTGCTCTTGCCACTCGGATAAGCGGAATTGTTATAGACCAAGTCAGTGGGTTGAACAATGCGATAAGCGGCTTTATACTCTGGTTGCGGTAAATTGACCGTAGAAATATTCAACTGTAGGGACTCGGAATTGCGTTTTAGGGTAGAGGGAAAGATATGCAAATCCGAGGGAGCCCAGATATTCCCTGCTAAATCCCCTGTTTCGTACTTAAAGGTTACAGGTTCACCCAAGGTTTGCCCAAATTGGTCAGTGAGATTAGCAGCGAGAGTAACGGTATAGGTAGTCTCTGGTTCTAATGCCCAAGGATTAAGGTTAACGAATCGATTGCCATCATAAGCTTGCACCAATTTGGGAGCTTCCTTGGGAGCAGGCTCAACCGTAATATTCTCCATGGCGGAAGAGGCCAGCAAAGGATTATTAAATTCCAACTGAGCTGCCCCTTTCACAAACCGTCCATAAGCGCCTCCCGCCTCTGGCTGTCCGTAAAAGGTAATTTCCTTGTAGGTCAAGGGGTCAAAGGTTTTGACTTGACTAACGAAAGCGGTTTCGGTAGGGATATTGCCGCGAGCGGGACGCACACCAGGAGCAAAGGCTAATTTGTAATCGGTAGCTTTAGTGAGGGGTTGCTTAGGGGTGATTGTATAAATCCATTGCCGCAAGGAGGGGTTAAATTCCTGAGCGGGTTGCCTATACTCTGAGGAAACATCTGCTTGTTCTTTAAGAGCGACATCTAGCTTGACACTCTGAGTCTGACCTTTCGGTGTCATGGTCAAGTGCTGGTTTACTGAAGCGAGATCCAATTGAGTATTGGAGGTAAACTCTAAGGTAGGCTCCAGAGCAATCGGTTGAGGTTCAGCTTCTGGATTCCTCTGAGTTGCTGGCAAATTGGTTAACTGGATCGGAGCAGTATTGAAGGTCCAGGCTAAGTCTTGTTCTAGACTATGATTGTTTAGGTCAGCTAATCCAGCTTTGAGGGTAACTTGGACACGAGTGGCTAGAGGCAGAGCTTGGTCAGCTTGGAATCCTACCATCCGTGGGGTTAAGAAACGAAATTTCCCAGGGATAGGGGGTATGATTTCAAATTTCTGTAAGATTTCCCGCTGATTTGGACTTCCCAAGCGTTCAACGGGAATCAAGGGGTCTTTGAAGCGAATCCGAATTTGTGAAAGGGGCTCAGCGATGCCGATGGGACTAATTTGCTCAATCCACTCTGGGATTTGAGGCATCGGTAGGGGAGCTACTGCTGGTAAGGGTTCAAACCCTGAAGTAAGTTTAGCGCTATCACAGCTTACTAGACCTAGGATCAGAAATAATCCCAGTAATAACCCTATGGATGTTTTAATTACCCTACCCATGGCGTGCCTAGATTTTCCTTTTGGAGCTTTCATTTTTGATTAAAGCTCAGATTTTTGAATTTGGCAGGATTGCCCTAAGTTTCGTTAACTCGTGGGGGTAGGGTGGTTGTTGCAGGGGCGTTGCTCAATAATGGAATGATTTTAATAGTGAGGTGGAATGGGCATCTTGCCCGTTCGGCGATCTTGGTAGAATGGGCATCTTGCCCGTTCGGCGATCTTGGTAGAATG
Coding sequences within it:
- a CDS encoding alpha-2-macroglobulin gives rise to the protein MGRVIKTSIGLLLGLFLILGLVSCDSAKLTSGFEPLPAVAPLPMPQIPEWIEQISPIGIAEPLSQIRIRFKDPLIPVERLGSPNQREILQKFEIIPPIPGKFRFLTPRMVGFQADQALPLATRVQVTLKAGLADLNNHSLEQDLAWTFNTAPIQLTNLPATQRNPEAEPQPIALEPTLEFTSNTQLDLASVNQHLTMTPKGQTQSVKLDVALKEQADVSSEYRQPAQEFNPSLRQWIYTITPKQPLTKATDYKLAFAPGVRPARGNIPTETAFVSQVKTFDPLTYKEITFYGQPEAGGAYGRFVKGAAQLEFNNPLLASSAMENITVEPAPKEAPKLVQAYDGNRFVNLNPWALEPETTYTVTLAANLTDQFGQTLGEPVTFKYETGDLAGNIWAPSDLHIFPSTLKRNSESLQLNISTVNLPQPEYKAAYRIVQPTDLVYNNSAYPSGKSNDLLPNPSQWERFRVAGKKNKTTNIAVSLRKRLGGPTGMLAYGVQAKTYRYQDGNGNEKWWEPTFYGWVQLTNLGVFAQWFPDSGLVQVNHLSDGSPAAATVEIYKSELNASDRGSPKPCAIAKTDRTGTIALTNEALRQCMNGATRFTKGPQLLVIAKEGKDWAFTRTNEYSGYYGYGIYSDWDNGKPKSRGTIFSDRQLYQPGEKAWFTAAAYYLEKDKLTQDKNASYQVTLVEPNGKKTDLGTKTTNEFGTFSLELPLKENQPLGFYTVSATGSNGKKISGGFRVAEFNPPNFKVDLTLAQKFANMGEKVDANVQGNYWFGSNVDGGKVAYYVTRTPVYFSPEGWEEFSFGQQWFWPQERPQVTSDVLQTNQTLSESGESSLTIPVTKDLPYPMTYRVDAQVTDVSNLSVSDSKTFTALPSDKLIGLKGDWVADAGKPFPVEVIVTDPTGKVVKGQSVRLELQEMKYSSVTQVLAGSQREKNQVEYKTVKEVTVRSGSSPKSIKLTPPSSGSYRIRANFAKAKNDLAATDLQIWATGGNAVYWGSRYDNSRLDITLDKDSYKPGETATALIQSPYAEGELYFSVVRNNTLYRKVVKVKGGAPEIKFKVTPEMGPNAAVEAVVVRQGKPLSQVEPGSVENLVRIGFAPFNTKLDDNYLKVTQTLQSKSIEPGAKQTVELALQDSKGKPVKGQFTVMVVNEAILQLSGYQVPDLVETVYAQQDISTRFSDNRPKVVLEKLAMRMMDKGWGYGGGRSSGAASTRIRTEFKPLAYYNGSLVTDANGKARVTFKLPDNLTTWRVMAVATDGNLHFGNGQATFITTKRLMANPVLPQFARPGDRFKAGIALINNTGQTGDLQINGQLTGAVQFDGGKGPTLNQKTSAKTGTSGYRFPMVANNLGKAKVKFTTKLNGNQDGFEVPLAVKTFDITEQVVESGVTRNQVKIPVNIASNVVPDAGGLEISLASTLIPEITAPAKQVLDNEDLPFLEPVASKLAIASNLAILGKQYGQTFAEFNPSQQGTEAIKQLQKLQRPDGGFARWPGQKSSDPFVSPYAATALARAKAAGLPVDAGMVNRLQNYLQKILANPGQYDYCKSVACKSKVRLEALMGLAELGQTRSDFLGYLYEQSSNFDRVTQIKLARYLFQFPRWRSQAQTLVNQFQESIYQTGRSARINIPQSWRWLDSSTTAQAQALRLFIAQNSSAEVRSKLLQGLLELRRDGTWQTSYDNAQALSALVDYSRLQPTPPSFAATVQLAGKKLGSAQFQGYQKPSQSIQVTMDKLPRGRHDLILKKSGSGTLHYLTSYRYRLQGNQPGRFNGLRVNKTIRPANQEKVLRKIGLYALKEPLTVPAGQVFDIGVEVITDHPVDHVVIEDPLPAGLEAVDTSFQTATPYFQAQQDSWQIDYQKIHRDRIVAYADRLEAGVYNLHYLVRSVTPGTYLWPPAQAHLNYAPEEFGRSASSTLVISD